Genomic segment of Buchnera aphidicola (Aphis fabae):
TAGGGCTTTCTAGTGTACTTGGTATATATATTATACCTTCATTATCTTGTATATTCCCTGTGTTTGAACATTCTATAAATAAAAAACTTTTATTTGAAATTATATCTAGTTTTATATCTTTTTTAGGAATTGGGCTTGCATATTATTTTTGGGTAAAGAATACAGATTTTATTATTAAAATATTAAAATTAAAAATTTTTCGATCTATACATTATTTTTTATTAAATGGATGGTATTTTGATTCATTATATAATTTGTTTTTTGTTGATTTATATTTATCTATTTCTAATGTTTTATTTTCTGATCCATTTAATAAAATTAATATTTTTTTTATTAATATTACAAAAAATTTTAATTTGACTTTATTAAAAACGGTTAACGGAAATATAAAATGGTATATAGCATCAATGCTATTAGGTGTTAATTTAATTTTTGCATTAATTTTATTTTTATAAAAAATTTAATTTGTTAATTATATAAAATTTTTAATTGAATAGTTTTATAAATCATAGGAATATATATCTGATGTTGCTTTCTTTATTAGTTATCATTCCATTTTTTAGTAGTATTATTTCCTTTTTGTCTTTTAAATTAAATAAATATATTCCTCGTTATATTGCGATAGTAAGTATAATATTTACAATTTTCATTGCTATTAAAATATGGTTTTTTGGAAATTTTTATATATATCAAATAGATCATTATCCTAATTGGAATTATCAGTTAATATTACCTTGGATACCTAGGTTTGGAATTGAATTTCATTTAGCGATTGATGGCTTTTCAATGATTATGTTGTTTTTAACTTTATTTTTAGGAATTATTTCTATTTTATGTGCATGGAATGAAATTAAAGAAAATGAAGGATTTTTTTATTTTAATTTGATGTTAGTTCTGACTGGAGTGATAGGAATTTTTATTGCTTTTGATTTATTTTTATTTTTCTTTTTTTGGGAAATTATATTAGTTCCAATGTATTTTTTAATTGCACTATGGGGAAATAACAAAAAAGATAAAACAAGTTCTATAAATGCTGCTAATAAATTTTTTATATATTCCCAAATATCTGGTTTGATAATGTTAGTATCAATTTTATTATTAGTTTTTAGTTATTATAATAATACTCATATTTTAACATTTAATTATAATTTATTACTTTTTAATTCACTTAATTCAAATATAGCATATGTTGTTATGTTAGGTTTTTTTATTTCTTTTATTATAAAAATGCCTATTGTTCCATTTCACGGATGGTTATCAGATTTTCATGCTGAATCTTCATATTGTGGTGCGGTTGATATAATTGGTGTTTTATTAAAAACTGCTCCTTATGCTTTGTTTCGTTATGGTATGACACTATTTCCAAGTACAATACAAGCATTGACCCCGATTGCAATGTTTTTGGGTTTATTTAGTGTTTTTTATGGTGCTTTACTAGCTTTTTCTCAAACAAATATTAAACGTTTAATTGCATATTCTTCGATTTCTCATATGGGGTTAATTTTAATTGCTATTTATAGCAATAGTGAAATTGCTTTTCAGGGAGTAGTAATACAAATAATATCTAATAGTGTAGCTACTGCTGCGTTATGTATCTTATCTGGTCAAATTTACAAATATTTTAAAACTCAAAATATTCTTAATATGGGAGGGTTGTGGTCTAAAATTTATTGGATTCCTGCTTTTTCTTTATTTTTTTCTTTAGCAAATTTAGGACTTCCAGGAACTGGAAATTTTATTGGTGAATTTTTAATTTTATTTGGAATATTTAAAACATATTCTATTGTGTCTATTATAGCTACAATAAGTATTGTTTTTTCTTCTATTTATTCTTTATATATGGTGCAAAGAATTTATTATGGCCCTTGTAAGAAAAATTATTCAATATTTTATCCGAATATTCAAGAGTTTTGGATATCAATAATATTAATTATTACGTTGATTTTTTTAGGTTTAATGCCTCAAAAGATATTAAATATTTCACAAGGTACTATATTTTCTATATACCATTTTCAAAAAAAAAATATTAATTCTATTTCAAAGACAAGGTTATAATAAATAATGATGATAAATTTACAAGAATTAACCGCTTTATTACCTTTGTTAATTTTAATAGCAGGTGTAGTAATAGTTATATTATCTATTTCTTATAATCGAAATCATTTTTTGGTGGCTGTATTTAGTGCTTTTATTCTAATTGTAACTTTTTTTTCATTATATTTTTTATTTTCAGTGATTCCTATTGATATTACTATGTTATTTCATATTACTAAATATTCTATTTTATATATTAGTATTATTTTACTATCTAGTTTTGCTACTTGCATTTTTTCATATTCATGGTTATTAAATTATCCTTTTAATAAAGAAGAGTTTTATTTAATGCTTCTTCTTTCGACACTAGGTTCAATTTTGTTAACTATTTCTAGTCATATGTCATCAATATTTATTAGTATTGAGCTAATGTCACTGCCAATTTTTGGTTTAATTGCATATTCAAATTATGTAAATTATGCTTTAGAAGCATCTTTTAAATATCTTATTTTATCTGCTATATCTTCTGCGTTTTTATTGCTTGGTATTGCTTGGATATATGCTATTTCTGGAGATCTTAGTATTTCATCTATAAATCATGTTTTATCATTTGTATTTAATAATGAAAAATTAGTTTTACTATTTGGAATAGTAATGGTATTAATTTCTTTTTTATTCAAATTATCATTAGTTCCATTTCATTTATGGACATCTGATATTTATCAAGGAACACCATCTTCAATTTTATCATTTTTTTCTGTTTCTGGGAAAGTAGCTCTTTTTAGTGTTTTATTAAATATATTTACATGTAATGCTATTATGAATAATAAAATATTATATTTAATATTATCATTAATAAGTATTTTTTCTATATTATTTGGTAGTTTAATGGCTATCTTTCAAAAGAACATTAAAAGATTTTTCGGATATTCATCAATATCTCAATTAGGTTATTTATTAATAACATTGCTTGTTTTAAAAAATAGTTATGTTTTTTCTTTAGAAACAGTTTTAGTTTATCTTGTTAATTATTTGTTGATCAATATATCATATTTTGGTGTTATTCAGTTAT
This window contains:
- the nuoM gene encoding NADH-quinone oxidoreductase subunit M; amino-acid sequence: MLLSLLVIIPFFSSIISFLSFKLNKYIPRYIAIVSIIFTIFIAIKIWFFGNFYIYQIDHYPNWNYQLILPWIPRFGIEFHLAIDGFSMIMLFLTLFLGIISILCAWNEIKENEGFFYFNLMLVLTGVIGIFIAFDLFLFFFFWEIILVPMYFLIALWGNNKKDKTSSINAANKFFIYSQISGLIMLVSILLLVFSYYNNTHILTFNYNLLLFNSLNSNIAYVVMLGFFISFIIKMPIVPFHGWLSDFHAESSYCGAVDIIGVLLKTAPYALFRYGMTLFPSTIQALTPIAMFLGLFSVFYGALLAFSQTNIKRLIAYSSISHMGLILIAIYSNSEIAFQGVVIQIISNSVATAALCILSGQIYKYFKTQNILNMGGLWSKIYWIPAFSLFFSLANLGLPGTGNFIGEFLILFGIFKTYSIVSIIATISIVFSSIYSLYMVQRIYYGPCKKNYSIFYPNIQEFWISIILIITLIFLGLMPQKILNISQGTIFSIYHFQKKNINSISKTRL
- a CDS encoding NADH-quinone oxidoreductase subunit N, producing MMINLQELTALLPLLILIAGVVIVILSISYNRNHFLVAVFSAFILIVTFFSLYFLFSVIPIDITMLFHITKYSILYISIILLSSFATCIFSYSWLLNYPFNKEEFYLMLLLSTLGSILLTISSHMSSIFISIELMSLPIFGLIAYSNYVNYALEASFKYLILSAISSAFLLLGIAWIYAISGDLSISSINHVLSFVFNNEKLVLLFGIVMVLISFLFKLSLVPFHLWTSDIYQGTPSSILSFFSVSGKVALFSVLLNIFTCNAIMNNKILYLILSLISIFSILFGSLMAIFQKNIKRFFGYSSISQLGYLLITLLVLKNSYVFSLETVLVYLVNYLLINISYFGVIQLFSRSSNDIDSINSYKGLFWFQPFLSSVMTIVLLSLAGIPITLGFIGKFYILSIIITNHLWFMGFSFLFGTILGFYGYFRLIINLYLKPSDQSLINKVTSNIWIDMPSKILILFSSVILLILGLFPNPLIYLIKLTG